A single window of Bacteroidota bacterium DNA harbors:
- a CDS encoding noncanonical pyrimidine nucleotidase, YjjG family codes for MKTYNTIFFDLDRTIWDFDTNSKNTLQELIENNGLSAVFGSFEEFYNIYKKVNDSLWAKYRDGKIEKEILSWKRFYDTFLKFGLDDIEIAKIFGLGYVSLSPTKTKLFPHSHEVLEYLENKYTLYIITNGFSEVQYEKIKNCRLGGYFSDIFTSEEIGVKKPDAKIFNHAVEISKTKRKNCLMIGDDLNVDIIGARRAGIDQVFFNFDKIVHTEKVTFEISSLIQLKEIL; via the coding sequence ATGAAAACATACAATACAATTTTTTTTGATTTAGACAGAACTATTTGGGATTTCGATACAAATTCGAAGAACACTCTACAGGAGCTTATTGAAAATAATGGACTGAGTGCCGTTTTTGGAAGCTTTGAAGAGTTTTATAATATTTACAAGAAAGTAAATGATTCGCTCTGGGCAAAATATCGGGACGGAAAAATTGAAAAAGAAATTTTAAGCTGGAAACGATTTTATGATACTTTTTTGAAATTTGGCCTGGATGATATCGAAATTGCCAAAATATTTGGTTTGGGATATGTAAGTCTAAGTCCAACAAAAACAAAACTTTTCCCGCATTCTCACGAGGTTTTAGAATATTTGGAGAATAAATATACATTATATATAATCACGAATGGATTTAGCGAAGTTCAGTATGAAAAAATTAAGAATTGCCGACTTGGCGGTTATTTTTCTGATATTTTCACATCGGAAGAAATTGGTGTAAAAAAGCCTGATGCAAAAATTTTCAATCATGCGGTCGAGATTTCCAAGACAAAAAGGAAGAATTGCCTTATGATTGGAGACGATTTGAATGTGGACATTATTGGTGCAAGAAGAGCAGGAATCGATCAGGTATTTTTTAATTTCGATAAAATAGTTCATACCGAAAAAGTAACTTTTGAAATTAGCTCGCTTATTCAGCTTAAAGAAATACTGTAA
- the rimO gene encoding 30S ribosomal protein S12 methylthiotransferase RimO: MQKHNISIITLGCSKNVVDSEVLMRQLESSNINIEHDSYSQNTNTVVINTCGFISDAKEESINTILRFSKEKEDGNIKNLFVMGCLSQRYKSELEKEIPNVDKYFGVSEFKNIVEEIGADYRKELVGERKLSTPKHFAYLKISEGCDRTCSFCAIPLIRGKHISKPIEILVSEAKYLASIGVKELILIAQDLTYYGNDIYKKQALAELLDSLVEIDGIEWIRLHYAYPANFPVDVLQKIKNHPKICNYLDIPFQHFSNSVLQKMKRRTNKNESLDLIEKIRQENPNIALRTTILVGHPGETDKDFQQLFEVLSEVKFDRLGVFTYSEEEDTFAAEKYEDNIPEETKNQRKEEILELQQGISMEHNLKMIGRNYKVLIDRLEGDFYIGRTEFDSPEVDNEILISSTENQLKIGEFYDVKLNRAEEYDIYGEIV, from the coding sequence ATGCAAAAACATAATATAAGCATAATCACACTTGGGTGCTCAAAAAATGTGGTTGATTCGGAGGTTTTGATGCGACAACTCGAAAGCTCTAATATTAATATAGAACACGATTCTTATTCCCAAAATACCAACACAGTAGTGATCAATACTTGCGGTTTCATTTCCGATGCAAAAGAAGAATCAATCAATACAATTCTACGATTCTCGAAAGAAAAAGAAGATGGAAATATTAAGAATTTGTTCGTAATGGGATGCTTATCGCAACGCTACAAAAGCGAACTCGAAAAAGAAATTCCTAATGTTGACAAATATTTTGGTGTATCTGAATTTAAAAATATAGTTGAAGAAATTGGAGCAGACTATCGCAAAGAGCTGGTAGGTGAACGAAAATTATCTACCCCCAAACATTTTGCATATTTGAAAATTTCGGAAGGATGCGATAGAACTTGCTCCTTTTGTGCTATTCCTTTGATTAGAGGAAAACATATTTCGAAACCAATAGAAATTTTAGTTTCTGAGGCTAAATACTTAGCATCAATCGGAGTGAAAGAATTGATATTGATAGCTCAAGATTTAACCTATTATGGAAATGATATTTACAAAAAACAAGCATTGGCAGAACTTTTAGACAGTTTAGTTGAAATTGACGGAATTGAATGGATTAGGCTACATTATGCCTATCCTGCAAATTTTCCGGTCGATGTTCTACAAAAAATTAAAAATCACCCGAAAATTTGCAACTATCTTGACATTCCTTTTCAGCATTTTAGCAATTCGGTTTTGCAAAAAATGAAACGCCGAACCAACAAAAACGAAAGTTTGGACTTGATTGAAAAAATCAGACAAGAAAATCCAAATATTGCTTTACGAACAACAATTCTTGTAGGGCATCCCGGAGAAACTGATAAGGATTTTCAGCAATTGTTTGAAGTATTATCTGAGGTAAAATTCGACAGATTGGGCGTTTTTACATATTCTGAAGAGGAAGATACTTTTGCTGCAGAGAAATACGAAGACAATATTCCTGAAGAAACGAAAAATCAACGCAAGGAAGAAATTCTTGAACTTCAGCAAGGAATATCAATGGAACACAATCTGAAAATGATTGGTAGAAATTATAAAGTATTAATTGATAGGCTCGAAGGAGATTTTTATATCGGCAGAACAGAATTTGATTCACCGGAAGTTGATAACGAAATTTTAATTAGTAGCACCGAAAACCAGCTTAAAATTGGGGAGTTTTACGATGTTAAACTGAATAGGGCAGAAGAATATGATATTTATGGAGAGATTGTTTAA
- the gcvT gene encoding glycine cleavage system aminomethyltransferase GcvT, with protein sequence MKSTAFTEYHKKLGARMLEFAGYNMPVEFSGVNEEHMTVRNNVGVFDVSHMGEFWVKGEKALDFVQLVTSNDASKLSDGKVQYTCFPNGKGGIVDDLLVYRLAYDNFLLVVNASNIDKDWAWVNKQNSMGAELINASDEIAQLAIQGPNTNKVLQALTDFDLEEIPYYTFKIGEFARVKDVILSATGYTGSGGFEIYVKNEDAGKLWEAIFEAGKEQNIKPIGLAARDTLRLEMGFCLYGNDIDDTTSPIEAGLGWITKFVDSNNFIDKEFLFKQKEEGVNRRLKGFELLDKGIPRQGYEICDSEENKIGIVTSGTMSPVLKKGIGMGYLNKGFTKVDTEIYIKVRKKLIKAKVVKVPFYKN encoded by the coding sequence ATGAAAAGTACCGCATTTACAGAGTATCATAAAAAGCTTGGAGCAAGAATGCTGGAATTTGCAGGATATAACATGCCAGTTGAATTTTCAGGAGTAAACGAAGAACATATGACGGTTAGAAACAATGTCGGAGTTTTTGATGTTTCGCATATGGGCGAATTTTGGGTAAAAGGCGAAAAAGCATTAGATTTTGTACAGTTGGTTACCTCAAACGATGCTTCAAAACTTTCTGATGGAAAAGTTCAATATACTTGTTTCCCGAACGGAAAAGGAGGTATCGTTGACGATCTTTTGGTATATAGACTGGCTTACGATAATTTTTTGCTTGTAGTCAATGCCTCCAATATCGATAAAGATTGGGCGTGGGTAAATAAACAAAATTCGATGGGAGCAGAATTGATAAATGCCTCGGACGAAATTGCCCAGCTTGCAATTCAAGGACCAAATACAAATAAAGTTTTGCAGGCACTCACTGATTTTGATCTTGAAGAAATTCCTTATTACACATTCAAAATTGGGGAATTTGCCAGAGTAAAAGATGTAATACTTTCTGCAACAGGATATACCGGTTCTGGCGGTTTCGAAATTTATGTGAAAAATGAAGATGCCGGAAAACTTTGGGAGGCAATATTTGAAGCTGGAAAGGAGCAAAATATCAAACCAATAGGACTTGCCGCAAGAGATACACTTCGGCTCGAAATGGGATTTTGTTTATACGGAAACGATATTGATGATACAACTTCGCCTATTGAGGCTGGATTAGGTTGGATTACGAAATTTGTTGATTCAAACAATTTTATTGACAAAGAGTTTCTATTTAAACAAAAAGAAGAAGGCGTAAATCGTCGTTTGAAAGGCTTTGAATTGTTAGATAAAGGGATTCCAAGGCAAGGCTATGAAATTTGCGATTCTGAAGAAAATAAAATAGGGATTGTAACTTCCGGAACAATGTCGCCGGTTCTAAAAAAGGGGATAGGAATGGGCTATTTAAATAAAGGATTTACTAAAGTTGATACTGAAATTTATATCAAAGTCAGAAAAAAGCTGATTAAAGCAAAAGTTGTGAAAGTCCCGTTTTATAAAAATTAA
- a CDS encoding diacylglycerol kinase family lipid kinase, which translates to MNNTFSIIINPVSGSGLGLKNWSDIEKLLKQKNIKYSEYYTLNYNSTIKYCNEQISSGIRNFIVIGGDGTLNEVANSILTQTKIKISEFSISVIPVGTGNDWCRTFKIPFDYTKAIDIICKQNFKFQDVGKAFFHNNGKKQIRYFVNVAGAGFDAFVAYKTNLKSDKGQGSALSYLWNLFTGLFQYKSTRVKLNYEDKSTNNLVFSMSIGIGKFNGGGMMQLPEAIPDDGLFDTTVINKMSKLKIIRNIKKLYDGSIINVPNIDSFRAKKIMIDSEPKIKLELDGEICGESPFEFEIIPQYLKVCVPE; encoded by the coding sequence ATGAACAATACATTTTCAATAATAATTAATCCTGTATCTGGCAGCGGACTGGGTTTAAAGAATTGGAGTGATATTGAAAAATTGCTCAAACAAAAAAACATAAAATATTCAGAATATTATACTTTGAATTACAATTCAACAATCAAATATTGCAATGAGCAAATTTCATCGGGAATTCGTAATTTTATAGTCATTGGAGGCGATGGCACTTTAAACGAAGTAGCTAACAGCATTTTAACACAAACAAAAATTAAAATTAGTGAATTTTCTATTTCAGTAATTCCGGTTGGAACCGGCAACGATTGGTGCAGAACTTTTAAAATACCATTTGATTATACTAAAGCAATTGATATTATTTGTAAGCAGAATTTCAAATTTCAGGATGTTGGAAAAGCTTTTTTTCATAATAATGGGAAAAAACAAATTCGTTATTTTGTTAATGTTGCCGGAGCTGGTTTCGATGCTTTTGTTGCATATAAAACCAACTTGAAATCTGATAAAGGACAAGGTTCTGCTTTGAGCTATTTGTGGAATTTATTTACAGGACTTTTTCAGTATAAATCTACTCGTGTTAAACTGAATTATGAAGACAAGAGTACAAATAATTTAGTTTTTAGTATGAGTATAGGCATTGGAAAATTCAATGGTGGTGGAATGATGCAACTACCTGAAGCTATTCCAGACGATGGACTTTTTGATACTACTGTAATTAACAAGATGAGCAAATTGAAAATTATTCGCAATATTAAGAAGTTATATGATGGTTCGATAATAAATGTGCCAAATATTGATAGTTTCAGAGCCAAAAAAATTATGATTGACTCAGAGCCAAAAATAAAACTTGAGCTCGATGGCGAAATTTGTGGAGAAAGCCCATTTGAATTCGAAATAATCCCACAATATTTGAAGGTTTGTGTGCCTGAATAA